The Deltaproteobacteria bacterium DNA window ACCACTTCCGAGACAAGCGGGCGCTGTACGAAGCCGTACTCGCGCGCGGCTTGAACCCGATCATAGCCCTGGTGATCGAGAGTGGTCGGGCCGGGGCGCGGGCGGCCGCCGACAGCGGCCGCAACCGCCTGGGCGCTTTCGAGACGGTCACGGATCGTTTGCTCGACTATCTGGCCGAGCACCCGCACTTGCCACGCCTGATCCAGCGTGCCGGCATCGACGACAGCCGCTACCTGCACAACGCCATGACGGAGTTGCTGCTACCGCTGTACTCGGAAGGTCTCAGCGTGCTGGAGGGAATTGCCGGTCCGTGGCAAGTCAGCGATCTGCCGCACGTGGCCATCGGGATTTACCACCTCATCTTCGGTTACTTCGCCGATGCGGCGCTGCTCGAATTCCTACTGCAGGCGGATCCGCGCAGCCCGGCGGCGGTGGCGCGCCAGCGCCGCTTCGTCAAGGCCGCCGTCGCTCAGCTCATCGGT harbors:
- a CDS encoding TetR/AcrR family transcriptional regulator translates to MRSGRRLSANPETSSTRDLIFGAAERLFAEHGFAAVTMREIAAAAGLKNQASLYHHFRDKRALYEAVLARGLNPIIALVIESGRAGARAAADSGRNRLGAFETVTDRLLDYLAEHPHLPRLIQRAGIDDSRYLHNAMTELLLPLYSEGLSVLEGIAGPWQVSDLPHVAIGIYHLIFGYFADAALLEFLLQADPRSPAAVARQRRFVKAAVAQLIGVATERGSEVRAHAS